One genomic region from Anopheles bellator chromosome 2, idAnoBellAS_SP24_06.2, whole genome shotgun sequence encodes:
- the LOC131207167 gene encoding serine proteinase stubble → MAAEMVVVVVAVATLLLSQAPHANGDTGGGRRSSPALIDSGVRAGSSRVSGPVVVGPQATTKLRPVGKQPAPASEDDEDEDDDDDDEDYFDFGLDDDDDEDSDEDEEDAEDSDEEEAVADGGPATVAAVTAAPIETSTIRARLLSDAAFNKLSETLGALNTVGRYIVNITKGQEASAITQVDPDTQETVPEALLTLTKTVLGRNITRPFEPLIKRVGTGEPAVGAAVTSGPLVVGSSTFGTTTEVLIGPSTTAGPLLAVAQRKEDNNGETLSLGPQTPAVPADRGPPAAGGVVSEQKKKKKKKKNKNKVKRKDPTHVEPARPVTPSTTTRRPPANKIVESTKDTENRCRTPDGRPGRCEDLSTCPGLLLDLSHLRESLCFKSLFVPGVCCPISSPSTQLTTPRPTRPTAQPPSLVLAPVTTATLTTATAPTKRPLVPVYTVAPADTGEALPAATLKPLDNIVDPDDCGQQEYSSGRIVGGIEAPTGQWPWMAAIFLHGTKRTEFWCGGSLVGTRYILTAAHCTRDSRQRPFAARQFTVRLGDIDLSTDGEPSAPATYKVTEVRAHPRFSRVGFYNDVALLVLDKPVRKSKYVIPVCLPGPNLPSKERLAGRRATVVGWGTTYYGGKESTKQQQATLPVWRNEDCNRAYFQPITDNFVCAGFSEGGVDACQGDSGGPLMMLVEARWTQVGVVSFGNKCGEPGYPGVYTRISEYMDWIRENTKK, encoded by the exons tggtggtggtggtggtggcggtagcTACGTTGCTGTTATCGCAGGCCCCACACGCGAACGGTGACACTGGCGGAGGTCGAAGATCGTCTCCCGCGCTGATCGACTCCGGAGTGCGAG CTGGATCTTCGCGGGTCTCCGGGCCGGTAGTGGTGGGACCGCAGGCCACTACCAAGCTCCGCCCGGTGGGGAAGCAGCCAGCGCCGGCCagcgaggacgatgaggatgaagacgatgacgatgacgacgaagattACTTTGATTTTggactcgacgacgacgacgatgaggattCGGATGAGGATGAGGAGGATGCCGAAGATTCCGATGAGGAGGAAGCGGTCGCTGACGGCGGTCCTGCCACGGTCGCTGCCGTGACGGCGGCACCGATCGAGACGAGCACGATCCGGGCGCGGCTGCTGTCCGATGCCGCGTTCAACAAGCTGTCGGAGACGCTCGGGGCCCTCAACACCGTCGGGCGGTACATCGTGAACATTACCAAGGGCCAGGAGGCGAGCGCGATCACGCAGGTCGATCCGGACACGCAGGAAACGGTCCCGGAAGCGCTCCTGACGCTCACCAAGACGGTCCTCGGACGTAACATCACGCGTCCGTTCGAGCCGCTAATTAAACGCGTCGGCACAGGAGAgccggccgtcggtgccgccgtGACCTCAGGTCCTCTGGTGGTCGGTTCATCGACtttcggcaccaccaccgaggtcCTGATTGGCCCCTCGACCACGGCTGGACcgttgctggcggtggcgcagCGCAAAGAGGATAACAACGGCGAGACGTTGAGCTTGGGACCACAGAcgccggcggtgccggccgACCGTGGACCACCCGCTGCCGGCGGCGTTGTGTcggagcagaagaaaaagaagaaaaagaagaagaacaagaacaagGTCAAGCGCAAGGATCCGACCCACGTGGAGCCGGCGCGCCCAGTGacccccagcaccaccacccggcggccaccggcca ATAAGATCGTGGAATCGACGAAGGACACCGAGAACCGGTGCCGGACACCGGACGGGCGCCCGGGGCGTTGCGAGGACCTCAGCACCTGCCCGGGGTTGCTACTGGACCTGAGCCACCTTCGGGAATCGCTCTGCTTCAAGAGCCTGTTCGTCCCGGGCGTCTGCTGCCCGATCAGCAGTCCGAGCACGCAGCTCACCACACCACGGCCAACGCGGCCCACGGCCCAGCCGCCCAGTCTGGTGCTGGCTCCTGTGACGACGGCGACCCTCACCACCGCTACGGCCCCCACGAAGCGACCCCTGGTGCCAGTTTACACGGTGGCACCGGCGGATACTGGGGAGGCCCTTCCGGCCGCAACATTGAAGCCGCTCGACAACATCGTCGATCCGGATGACTGCGGCCAGCAGGAGTACTCGTCGGGTCGGATTGTCGGTGGGATCGAGGCCCCGACCGGCCAGTGGCCCTGGATGGCGGCCATCTTCCTGCACGGCACCAAGCGGACCGAGTTCTGGTGTGGCGGGTCGCTCGTCGGCACCCGGTACATCCTGACGGCGGCGCATTGCACGCGCGATTCGCGCCAACGGCCGTTCGCCGCGCGACAGTTCACCGTCCGGCTCGGGGATATCGACCTATCGACGGACGGGGAACCGTCGGCTCCGGCCACCTACAAGGTGACGGAGGTTCGGGCCCATCCGCGGTTCTCGCGGGTCGGCTTCTACAATGacgtggcgctgctggtgctggacaAACCGGTGCGCAAGTCGAAGTACGTCATCCCGGTGTGCCTGCCGGGGCCGAATTTGCCGTCGAAGGAGCGTCTGGCAG GTCGTCGAGCGACGGTCGTGGGCTGGGGTACGACCTACTACGGTGGCAAGGAGTCgaccaagcagcagcaggccacGTTGCCGGTGTGGCGCAACGAGGACTGCAACCGGGCGTACTTCCAGCCGATCACGGACAACTTCGTGTGCGCCGGGTTCTCGGAGGGTGGGGTCGACGCGTGCCAGGGGGATTCGGGCGGCCCTCTCATGATGCTGGTCGAGGCCCGCTGGACCCAGGTCGGCGTCGTCTCGTTCGGCAACAAGTGCGGCGAACCGGGCTACCCCGGCGTCTACACCCGGATCAGCGAGTACATGGACTGGATACGGGAGAACACCAAGAAGTGA